From Cannabis sativa cultivar Pink pepper isolate KNU-18-1 chromosome 8, ASM2916894v1, whole genome shotgun sequence, a single genomic window includes:
- the LOC115699769 gene encoding small ribosomal subunit protein eS17w-like has protein sequence MGRVRTKTVKKSSRQVIEHYYSRMTLDFHVNKKLLCEVSTIPTKRLRNKIAGFSTHLMKRIQKGPVRGISLKLQEEERERRMDFVPDVSAIRTDQIEVDKETLDMLSSLGMSDIPGLVRVDPVSVQTQPLRFGRAGGAGKRY, from the coding sequence ATGGGCCGCGTCCGAACCAAGACAGTGAAGAAATCTTCACGCCAAGTCATCGAACACTACTACTCTCGAATGACCCTCGATTTCCACGTCAACAAGAAGCTCCTCTGCGAGGTCTCCACCATCCCCACCAAGCGACTCCGAAACAAAATCGCCGGCTTCTCCACCCACCTAATGAAGCGGATCCAGAAGGGACCCGTCCGCGGAATCTCCCTCAAACTCCAGGAGGAGGAGCGCGAGCGTCGCATGGACTTTGTTCCCGATGTATCCGCCATCAGGACCGACCAGATCGAGGTCGACAAGGAGACTCTCGATATGCTCTCGTCGCTCGGAATGAGCGACATTCCCGGTTTGGTTCGGGTCGACCCGGTTTCCGTGCAGACTCAACCTTTAAGATTTGGCCGTGCCGGCGGAGCTGGAAAGAGATACTGA